In one window of Oscillospiraceae bacterium DNA:
- a CDS encoding carbohydrate ABC transporter permease: MSKLRIRKSNHAMNRSLGGDVAINVILIIFGAFMFLPMFYAICQSLKPLEELWLFPPRFYVVNPTLKNFSDLFKLMSSSWVPFSRYIFNTALISVSGTFGNVIFSSFAAYALAKIKFPGRNFLFQVVVYSLMFNSTVTSITNFITMSTLNLVDTYWAVIIPAWGSTTGLYLMKQFMETSVPDSVLESARLDGASELRTMWTIAMPMVKPAWLTLIVFSFQGLWNSGASIYVHSEQLKTFNYAINQILAGGIVRAGAGAASTVIMMLVPVTVFVITQSNIIETMSSSGMKD, from the coding sequence ATGAGTAAGTTAAGAATCAGAAAATCTAATCATGCTATGAACCGTTCCCTCGGCGGCGACGTAGCCATTAACGTTATTCTTATAATTTTTGGTGCATTCATGTTTCTTCCTATGTTCTATGCGATATGCCAATCCTTGAAACCTCTGGAAGAATTATGGTTGTTCCCCCCGAGATTTTACGTTGTAAATCCTACGTTGAAGAACTTCAGTGACCTTTTTAAATTGATGTCTTCTTCTTGGGTTCCGTTTTCCAGATACATTTTCAATACTGCATTGATTTCTGTATCAGGTACATTCGGAAACGTTATCTTCTCTTCCTTTGCGGCTTATGCTCTTGCAAAGATTAAATTTCCCGGACGTAATTTCCTGTTCCAGGTGGTTGTTTACTCTCTTATGTTTAACTCCACCGTTACTTCTATCACAAACTTCATCACTATGTCTACCTTAAATCTCGTTGATACCTATTGGGCAGTTATAATTCCTGCTTGGGGTTCTACCACAGGTCTTTACCTGATGAAGCAGTTTATGGAAACCTCCGTTCCGGACTCTGTTCTTGAATCTGCGCGTCTTGATGGCGCGAGCGAACTTCGTACCATGTGGACCATCGCAATGCCTATGGTAAAACCTGCATGGCTCACACTTATCGTGTTCTCTTTCCAGGGCCTTTGGAACAGTGGTGCTTCCATCTACGTGCACTCCGAACAGCTCAAAACCTTTAACTACGCTATCAACCAGATACTTGCCGGCGGTATCGTTCGTGCAGGTGCCGGTGCAGCTTCAACGGTTATTATGATGCTTGTTCCTGTTACCGTATTCGTAATTACACAGAGTAACATCATTGAAACAATGTCCTCATCGGGCATGAAAGATTAA
- a CDS encoding sugar ABC transporter permease, with the protein MTKWQATVRDMKVNRVAYLMVAPFFLVFFIFTVLPVILSVFFSFTIFNMLEAPKFIFMDNYIRLILDDDIFLLAIKNTLIFAAITGPVSYLLSLLLAWFINELTPKIRAVVTLIFYAPSISGQIYLIWTILFSGDQYGYVNGLLMKMNVITSPIQFFQNPSYIMPLVIIVALWTSLGTAFLSFIAGFQTIDRSLYEAAAVDGVKNRWQELWYVTLPTMRPQLMFGAIMAITQSFGFGGVITALCGFPSTDYVAHTIMHHLEDYGGQRFEMGYASAIATILFFFMVGANLLVRKVLSKVGN; encoded by the coding sequence ATGACAAAATGGCAGGCTACCGTCAGAGATATGAAGGTAAACCGTGTTGCTTATCTCATGGTTGCTCCGTTCTTTCTGGTGTTCTTCATATTCACCGTTCTCCCTGTAATTCTGTCGGTCTTCTTCAGCTTTACAATATTTAATATGCTTGAAGCGCCGAAATTCATCTTTATGGATAACTACATAAGATTGATTTTGGACGACGATATATTCTTGCTTGCAATCAAGAATACACTTATTTTCGCGGCTATTACAGGTCCTGTATCTTATCTTCTTTCTCTGTTGCTCGCATGGTTTATCAACGAGCTTACTCCCAAGATAAGAGCAGTTGTAACCCTTATATTCTATGCCCCCAGTATTTCCGGTCAGATTTACTTGATTTGGACAATCCTTTTCTCGGGTGACCAGTACGGCTATGTAAACGGTCTCTTGATGAAAATGAACGTTATCACTTCTCCTATCCAGTTCTTCCAGAATCCAAGCTACATAATGCCGTTGGTAATCATAGTTGCATTGTGGACTTCGCTGGGTACAGCGTTCCTTTCCTTTATCGCAGGTTTCCAGACCATCGACCGCTCACTGTATGAAGCGGCGGCTGTGGACGGCGTAAAGAACAGATGGCAAGAGCTTTGGTATGTTACACTGCCTACTATGAGACCTCAGCTGATGTTCGGTGCTATCATGGCTATTACTCAGTCTTTCGGTTTCGGCGGCGTTATTACCGCACTCTGCGGATTCCCAAGTACCGATTATGTTGCGCACACAATAATGCATCATTTGGAAGACTACGGCGGACAGCGTTTCGAAATGGGTTACGCTTCAGCAATAGCTACCATATTATTCTTCTTCATGGTGGGTGCTAACCTGCTTGTAAGAAAAGTCTTGTCGAAGGTAGGTAATTAA
- a CDS encoding extracellular solute-binding protein has protein sequence MRFSQFKRITAFVLALLTVIPCFVFTSLAVEDTGKESNVTSATFDEFKDLLNAVSYDEYLKEHSDTPDGSDVIVIKGSDYNAELSTDNADDVFIIEKGTAHYDDIIATDPSKDGEKFAYTSENDGVKITWDFTIKKEGMYNIAIEYFPIIGRHSAIERKIMIDDEYPFKETRYITLTNIWTFSYLSDVRDGAFFMDMTGNEIRPSEAPEGLTAREATEKFGKSYREEKPEWRTVYIGDSTGYYNEPFKYYLDKGEHTISFITSKEQLAVNEIRIEAAEYVPTYEEYLAEHKNAKDVECEPIKIDAEMPSATSEAYIVPQYDRSSAITDPQDASRIRLNTIGGSKWANAGQWIRWEVEVPEDGFYSIVPRSRQNVYAGIYATRMLRIDGVVPFKEANLLRFNYSDEWKTGPLTDGVTDFKFYLTKGKHDIEMEVTLGSMGDLLRQLDESLVNINSMYRQILMITGASPDLYRDYEFGKLIPEVLEGMINEAKFLTSVSKQLEEAIGQKGEHSVTLDKVAFILNRMGGDTDKVASNLGNLKDNIGTLGTWINNSKNQPLELDYIMIQPVSAEPPRAEANFGEAFMHEIIAFIKSFFDDYSSMGSKEELSESDNEILQVWVAAGRDQSQIIREMIDDDYTPESGRKVNLKLIVAGTLMPATLSGTGPDVSLMNAQSEPVNYAIRKAVKKLNDMPDFEKITSERFTEAALVPMTLYGDTYGLPDTQSFSMLFYRKDIFAELGIEVPKTWNDLFDIIPILQNNNLEVGLPKDLAGTILQLYQRDEPLYTPALTHEQVEAYASEYGFDAQAVIDKYDMKLDDNGVYPTTEGMSINLDSNVALDSFKTMCEFFTLYQFPPTYDFANRFRTGEMPLAVADYTAYNQLQIFAPEIRGLWEFTTLLGHEREDGTINNSSPATVTAIMMMKDAKDELAAWDFMTWWTDKGAQSRYGNELVALLGASGQYATANKESLEEQPWATSDMRKLQAQFENLAATPEMPGGYIITRNVQFAYNAVYNEGDDPVESIQNYIEAINKELSRKRQEFDLPVLEDFVLQS, from the coding sequence ATGAGATTTTCCCAATTTAAGCGGATTACGGCGTTTGTGCTGGCGTTGCTTACGGTGATTCCGTGCTTTGTGTTCACTTCACTTGCTGTTGAAGACACAGGCAAGGAAAGCAACGTTACTTCTGCAACCTTTGACGAGTTTAAAGATTTGCTTAACGCTGTTTCCTACGACGAGTATCTGAAGGAACATTCCGATACTCCTGACGGCAGCGATGTCATTGTTATCAAAGGCTCCGACTATAATGCAGAGCTTTCCACTGACAACGCGGACGATGTTTTTATCATCGAGAAGGGGACAGCGCATTATGATGATATAATTGCTACCGATCCCTCGAAAGATGGTGAGAAGTTTGCGTACACTTCCGAAAATGACGGTGTCAAGATTACTTGGGATTTCACTATTAAAAAGGAAGGTATGTACAATATCGCCATCGAATACTTCCCGATAATAGGACGTCATTCTGCCATTGAGCGCAAGATAATGATTGACGATGAGTATCCTTTCAAGGAAACACGTTACATTACTCTTACAAACATCTGGACATTTTCATATCTTTCCGATGTACGTGACGGCGCGTTCTTTATGGATATGACCGGAAACGAAATTCGTCCTTCCGAGGCACCCGAAGGTCTTACTGCGAGAGAAGCTACTGAAAAATTCGGAAAATCTTATCGTGAAGAAAAGCCTGAGTGGAGAACTGTTTATATCGGCGACTCCACCGGCTATTATAATGAGCCCTTCAAATACTATCTTGATAAGGGCGAGCATACCATTTCATTTATTACTTCAAAGGAACAGCTTGCTGTAAATGAAATCAGAATAGAAGCGGCAGAGTATGTTCCTACATATGAAGAATACTTGGCGGAACACAAGAATGCCAAGGATGTTGAATGCGAGCCTATAAAGATTGATGCCGAAATGCCTTCGGCAACTTCTGAAGCATACATCGTACCTCAGTACGACCGCTCATCCGCCATAACCGATCCTCAGGACGCTTCCCGTATTCGTCTGAACACCATCGGCGGTTCCAAGTGGGCTAACGCGGGTCAGTGGATTCGTTGGGAAGTTGAAGTACCTGAAGATGGATTTTACTCCATCGTTCCCCGTTCCAGACAGAATGTATACGCAGGTATCTACGCTACTCGTATGCTTCGAATAGATGGAGTTGTTCCTTTTAAGGAAGCCAACCTTCTTCGCTTTAATTACAGCGATGAGTGGAAAACAGGTCCTCTCACAGACGGCGTTACCGATTTCAAATTCTACCTTACTAAAGGTAAGCATGATATTGAAATGGAAGTAACTCTCGGTTCCATGGGTGACTTACTGCGTCAGCTGGATGAATCGCTTGTTAACATCAACTCAATGTATCGTCAGATACTTATGATCACCGGTGCAAGCCCTGACTTGTACCGTGACTATGAATTCGGTAAGCTTATTCCCGAGGTTCTTGAGGGAATGATAAACGAAGCCAAATTCCTTACCAGCGTTTCCAAACAGCTTGAGGAAGCAATCGGTCAGAAAGGTGAACATTCCGTTACACTTGACAAGGTCGCTTTCATTCTTAACAGAATGGGTGGAGATACCGATAAGGTTGCTTCCAATCTTGGCAATCTCAAGGATAATATCGGTACACTGGGTACTTGGATTAACAACTCCAAGAACCAGCCGCTTGAGCTTGACTATATTATGATTCAGCCTGTTTCTGCTGAACCTCCTCGTGCGGAAGCAAACTTCGGCGAAGCTTTCATGCATGAAATTATCGCATTCATTAAGAGCTTCTTTGATGATTACAGCAGCATGGGCTCCAAGGAAGAACTCTCCGAATCCGATAATGAGATACTTCAGGTGTGGGTTGCCGCAGGACGTGACCAGTCTCAGATAATTCGCGAAATGATTGATGATGACTATACGCCCGAAAGCGGACGTAAGGTTAACCTTAAGCTTATCGTTGCAGGAACTCTTATGCCGGCTACTCTTTCCGGAACCGGTCCCGATGTTTCTCTTATGAATGCTCAGTCCGAGCCTGTTAACTACGCTATCCGTAAAGCTGTTAAAAAGCTTAACGATATGCCGGATTTTGAAAAGATAACAAGCGAAAGATTTACCGAAGCGGCTCTTGTTCCCATGACATTGTATGGTGACACCTACGGTCTGCCGGATACCCAGAGCTTCTCAATGCTGTTCTATCGCAAGGATATTTTTGCTGAGCTTGGTATTGAAGTTCCCAAAACATGGAATGATTTGTTCGACATAATACCTATCCTTCAGAACAATAACCTTGAAGTGGGTCTTCCTAAAGATTTGGCTGGTACAATACTCCAGCTCTATCAGCGCGATGAACCGCTCTACACACCGGCGCTTACTCACGAACAGGTTGAAGCGTATGCCTCCGAATATGGCTTTGATGCTCAGGCTGTTATTGATAAGTATGATATGAAGCTTGATGACAACGGGGTATATCCTACCACCGAGGGTATGTCCATAAATCTCGATTCCAACGTTGCTCTTGATTCGTTCAAGACGATGTGCGAATTCTTCACATTATATCAGTTCCCGCCTACTTATGATTTTGCAAACCGTTTCAGAACCGGTGAAATGCCACTGGCGGTAGCAGATTACACCGCATACAACCAGCTCCAGATATTTGCTCCCGAAATCCGCGGCTTGTGGGAGTTTACCACGCTTCTCGGACATGAGAGGGAAGATGGTACTATTAATAACAGCTCTCCGGCAACTGTTACCGCAATCATGATGATGAAGGATGCCAAGGACGAGCTTGCCGCATGGGACTTTATGACATGGTGGACTGACAAGGGTGCGCAGAGCCGTTATGGTAATGAACTCGTTGCGTTGCTGGGCGCTTCCGGTCAGTATGCAACTGCAAACAAAGAGTCTCTCGAAGAACAGCCCTGGGCTACTTCTGATATGAGAAAACTTCAGGCACAGTTTGAGAATCTCGCCGCAACTCCCGAAATGCCAGGCGGCTACATTATAACACGTAACGTACAGTTCGCTTACAATGCGGTTTATAACGAAGGCGACGATCCTGTTGAATCCATCCAAAATTACATTGAAGCTATTAACAAAGAGCTTTCTCGTAAGCGCCAGGAATTCGACCTGCCTGTATTGGAAGACTTTGTTCTACAGTCTTAA
- a CDS encoding glycoside hydrolase family 32 protein, which yields MVKKGTLAINVVEATPVVWQGQLYRFEWVRNEQWGGRGGITRKEGAYHFVNMETDEATPEFALDHSFGCCYTENGVMYAHGTRGPGGGHILDAFWSKDLVNWESKQILEFPEDINLYNTSVCKGPDGYIMAIEIGGSNPIVGRQFTIVFAKSADLINWELLPMEDHIYAQDRYTACPSIRYYDGYYYMVYLEGAPCHRWIPYIVRSKDLSEFELGITNPFMVFDDDDKIVQHPEKYTAEQLEYIENSVDCNNSDVDFCDYNGKTVILYSWGNQYGKEFLAEAEYDGTLEELLKSFFAD from the coding sequence ATGGTGAAAAAAGGTACCCTTGCAATAAATGTTGTTGAGGCTACACCGGTTGTGTGGCAAGGTCAGCTTTACAGATTTGAATGGGTTAGAAATGAACAGTGGGGAGGAAGAGGTGGTATTACCAGAAAAGAAGGTGCTTACCACTTTGTAAATATGGAGACTGACGAGGCTACTCCCGAGTTTGCGCTCGACCATTCTTTCGGTTGCTGCTATACCGAAAACGGTGTGATGTACGCCCATGGAACACGCGGCCCCGGCGGCGGACATATTCTGGATGCGTTCTGGTCAAAGGACCTTGTAAATTGGGAAAGTAAGCAGATACTTGAATTTCCCGAAGATATCAACCTCTATAACACCTCCGTATGCAAAGGCCCCGATGGCTATATAATGGCGATCGAGATAGGCGGTTCAAATCCTATTGTGGGACGTCAGTTCACTATTGTATTTGCTAAGTCTGCCGACTTGATCAACTGGGAGCTTCTTCCTATGGAAGACCATATTTACGCTCAGGACAGATACACAGCTTGCCCGAGTATAAGATATTACGACGGATATTACTATATGGTATACCTTGAGGGCGCGCCCTGTCACAGATGGATACCTTATATAGTACGCTCCAAGGACCTTTCTGAATTTGAACTTGGAATTACCAATCCCTTTATGGTCTTCGACGATGATGACAAAATCGTGCAGCATCCCGAAAAGTATACTGCAGAACAGCTTGAATACATCGAAAACTCCGTTGACTGTAATAACAGTGATGTAGATTTCTGTGACTACAACGGAAAAACCGTTATACTTTACAGCTGGGGTAACCAGTACGGCAAGGAATTTCTCGCGGAAGCAGAGTATGACGGCACACTTGAGGAACTTTTGAAATCGTTTTTTGCAGATTGA
- a CDS encoding ComF family protein: MDIIKLLNNIIFGNICPVCRQPMEITDSSLAHAKCIELLNQKLKNGVISINDINITADKFLFSYSNSTALEMVLEMKSHTIRKACKLFATIAAKCISEDVTFPDFDVVTHCPRKPAKKRINGYDHSQLFAKYLAQMLGKPYLELVKRRETGGEQKKMKSVSARKKNVKNKFFHNTKYPVKKTRVLIVDDVITTGSTAIECASVLKRAGARQVSALFILD; encoded by the coding sequence ATGGATATTATCAAACTTCTCAATAATATTATTTTCGGAAACATATGTCCGGTGTGCAGACAGCCAATGGAGATCACTGACAGTTCCCTCGCACATGCAAAGTGTATTGAACTGCTTAATCAAAAACTAAAAAACGGTGTAATTTCAATCAATGATATAAATATTACCGCTGATAAGTTCCTTTTCAGTTACTCGAACAGCACTGCTCTTGAAATGGTGCTGGAGATGAAAAGCCATACCATACGCAAAGCCTGCAAGCTGTTTGCCACCATTGCAGCCAAATGCATATCCGAAGACGTAACATTTCCGGATTTCGACGTGGTAACGCACTGTCCGAGAAAGCCCGCCAAGAAGCGTATCAACGGCTACGACCATTCTCAGTTATTTGCAAAGTACCTTGCTCAAATGCTGGGTAAGCCCTATCTTGAACTTGTAAAGCGGCGCGAAACAGGCGGAGAACAAAAGAAAATGAAAAGTGTATCAGCACGAAAGAAAAATGTAAAGAACAAATTCTTTCACAATACCAAGTACCCGGTAAAAAAGACACGTGTGCTCATTGTAGACGACGTAATAACCACAGGTTCAACCGCCATTGAATGCGCAAGTGTATTAAAACGCGCAGGTGCACGTCAGGTTTCGGCATTATTTATTCTGGACTGA
- a CDS encoding rRNA pseudouridine synthase has product MRLDKFLSNMGIISRRELKGYIKKGKVSVNGISADSADMKIDEKNDVVVFCGERIEYSEFVYVMLNKPSGYLSATEDFRDRTVLELLDERLRKIEVFPVGRLDKDTEGLLIMTNDGELCHKLLSPKFHVPKKYYVESEKPLTDDEVVRFREGVYIDGGYKTMPAILEICRDAQKSFVTIHEGKFHQIKQMFRAVNNTVVYLKRMEFGGIKLDETLAKGEWRYLTDDELELLRSVQNK; this is encoded by the coding sequence ATGAGACTTGATAAATTTTTGTCAAATATGGGGATTATATCCCGTCGTGAGCTGAAAGGCTACATAAAAAAAGGAAAAGTAAGCGTTAATGGTATTTCTGCCGACAGTGCTGACATGAAAATAGATGAAAAAAACGATGTTGTTGTGTTTTGCGGCGAAAGGATTGAGTACAGCGAGTTTGTTTACGTAATGCTGAATAAGCCGTCCGGTTATCTTTCGGCTACCGAAGATTTCAGGGATAGAACCGTGCTTGAACTTCTTGACGAGCGCTTAAGAAAGATAGAGGTTTTTCCGGTGGGACGTCTTGATAAAGATACCGAAGGTCTTCTTATAATGACAAATGATGGCGAGCTTTGCCACAAATTGCTGTCTCCCAAATTCCATGTTCCAAAAAAGTATTATGTCGAGAGTGAAAAGCCGTTGACCGATGATGAGGTTGTCAGATTCCGTGAGGGTGTGTATATTGACGGCGGTTATAAAACAATGCCTGCAATACTGGAAATCTGTCGGGATGCTCAAAAATCCTTTGTCACCATTCACGAAGGTAAGTTTCATCAGATTAAGCAAATGTTCCGCGCGGTGAACAACACTGTCGTGTATTTGAAACGTATGGAGTTCGGCGGAATAAAGCTTGATGAAACACTTGCGAAAGGGGAGTGGAGGTATCTTACCGATGATGAGCTGGAGCTTTTGCGCTCAGTCCAGAATAAATAA
- a CDS encoding DUF4830 domain-containing protein has translation MFVYSIKAANAKMFGLLLLSVAVVIAVVAVIPGYRSGSVNASDTFEIPVIKEVSPKSFKNVKSNNDRVAFLKNYGIEVQNDPSEILEVTVPGEFDGIYSKYNEMQKVEGLDLEKYRNKQVKRYTYIVTNYNYDGTVYANLLVYKNNIIGGDICSADINGFVRGFTEGNNILG, from the coding sequence ATGTTTGTATATTCAATCAAAGCCGCCAACGCTAAAATGTTCGGACTTCTTCTGCTGTCCGTGGCGGTGGTTATTGCGGTTGTAGCTGTTATACCCGGTTACCGTTCCGGAAGTGTAAATGCTTCCGACACATTCGAAATACCTGTTATAAAAGAGGTTTCGCCAAAATCCTTCAAGAATGTAAAATCCAATAATGACAGAGTTGCGTTTCTTAAAAATTATGGTATCGAGGTTCAGAACGACCCGTCGGAAATACTTGAAGTAACCGTTCCGGGCGAATTTGACGGTATATATTCAAAGTATAATGAAATGCAAAAGGTAGAGGGGCTTGATTTGGAAAAATACCGTAATAAACAAGTAAAAAGGTATACTTACATCGTGACCAACTATAACTACGACGGTACGGTATACGCCAATTTGCTGGTTTATAAAAACAATATAATCGGTGGAGATATCTGCTCGGCTGATATTAATGGGTTTGTGAGAGGCTTTACCGAGGGTAATAACATATTAGGTTGA
- a CDS encoding ABC-F family ATP-binding cassette domain-containing protein translates to MIRLSASDVSLSYGVDVILDKISFSIEENDKLGIIGVNGAGKSSLVKIITGEYKMTDGSVYIAKDSKVGFLDQYAVGDSERTVFEEMLCVFSELLELEAQISQLEEQMRLEADGEEHLKNARRYSELTEKYARDGGYEFRSKTRGVIKQLGLEKYIDSPVSILSGGQKTTVAMGRLLLVEPELLILDEPTNHLDMSSAEWLEEYIKNYRKTVIIVSHDRYFLDNTVNKILEIENTHGKMYNGNYTSFTEQKKKDREVQMHHYNNQQKEIARIEAYIEQQRRWNRERNIIAAESRQKALDRMVKVDKPENLPDKIRFSFNNAPPSGNDVLSVRGLGMSFGEKCLFRDFSLEVKRGDKVFVIGSNGSGKSTFLKLLREKYKPESGMFTFGTNTVIGYYDQEYQGLIPENTVLDELWNSFEDMTQTQVRNLLALFLFKGDDIEKKVKNLSGGEKARLTLAKLISSRINVLLLDEPTNHLDINSREALEEALEGFEGTVIAVSHDRYFIKKYATKIVEMIPAGSPFEYSGSYVDFVEYKKRINDFSRTCGEKGNTADNITSKQQYILSKELKSARSKLEKRLAKLEDAISETENKISASDAEMIEHATNYVKLAEIEKEKQELEAKLAELYSEWENTSIEYEEFLKTSE, encoded by the coding sequence ATGATAAGATTAAGCGCAAGCGACGTTTCTTTGTCCTACGGTGTGGACGTTATACTGGATAAAATCTCTTTCTCAATCGAAGAAAATGATAAGCTTGGAATTATTGGTGTGAACGGCGCCGGTAAGAGCTCGCTGGTTAAAATAATAACAGGCGAATATAAAATGACCGACGGCAGTGTATATATTGCCAAGGACAGCAAGGTTGGTTTTCTGGACCAGTATGCAGTAGGGGACTCCGAGCGTACGGTTTTTGAAGAAATGCTGTGCGTTTTTTCGGAGCTTTTGGAGCTTGAGGCACAGATTTCACAGCTTGAGGAGCAAATGCGCTTGGAAGCAGACGGCGAAGAACATCTCAAAAATGCCCGCCGTTATTCCGAGCTTACGGAAAAATATGCCCGTGACGGAGGATACGAGTTTCGTTCAAAAACGCGCGGTGTGATTAAACAGTTGGGACTTGAAAAGTATATTGATTCTCCTGTAAGTATTTTGAGCGGCGGTCAGAAAACAACAGTGGCTATGGGCAGGCTTTTGCTCGTAGAACCGGAACTTCTCATTTTGGATGAGCCTACAAACCATCTCGATATGAGCAGCGCGGAATGGCTGGAGGAATATATAAAGAATTACCGCAAAACGGTTATAATTGTATCGCATGACAGATATTTCCTTGATAACACCGTGAATAAAATCCTTGAAATAGAAAACACTCACGGTAAAATGTACAACGGAAATTACACAAGTTTTACCGAGCAAAAGAAAAAAGACCGTGAAGTTCAGATGCACCACTATAATAATCAACAAAAGGAAATAGCTCGCATAGAGGCGTATATCGAGCAACAGCGCCGTTGGAACCGTGAACGAAATATAATTGCGGCGGAAAGCCGACAGAAGGCTCTTGACAGAATGGTAAAGGTGGATAAACCCGAAAATCTTCCCGATAAAATAAGATTTTCATTCAATAATGCGCCACCGTCGGGTAACGATGTGCTTTCTGTGCGCGGACTGGGCATGAGCTTCGGAGAAAAATGCCTTTTTCGTGATTTCTCCCTGGAAGTAAAAAGGGGAGATAAGGTATTTGTGATTGGTTCAAACGGTAGCGGAAAATCTACCTTTCTTAAGCTTTTGCGTGAAAAATATAAACCGGAAAGCGGTATGTTTACCTTTGGTACAAATACGGTTATAGGGTACTATGACCAGGAGTATCAGGGCTTAATTCCCGAAAACACCGTGCTTGACGAGCTTTGGAACTCGTTCGAAGATATGACCCAGACACAAGTGCGTAATCTGTTGGCACTTTTTCTGTTCAAGGGTGACGATATAGAAAAGAAGGTCAAAAATCTTTCGGGCGGAGAAAAAGCAAGACTTACTCTTGCAAAACTTATTTCATCCCGCATAAACGTATTGCTTCTTGATGAGCCTACCAACCACTTGGACATTAACTCCCGTGAGGCGCTCGAAGAGGCTCTTGAAGGATTCGAGGGAACGGTTATTGCAGTTTCACACGACAGATACTTTATAAAGAAGTATGCTACGAAAATAGTCGAAATGATTCCTGCCGGTTCGCCGTTTGAATACAGCGGTTCATATGTTGATTTTGTTGAATATAAAAAGAGAATAAACGATTTTTCCCGCACTTGCGGAGAAAAAGGTAACACAGCAGATAATATCACGTCAAAACAACAATATATTCTCTCAAAGGAACTGAAGTCAGCGCGCAGTAAACTTGAAAAGCGTCTGGCAAAACTGGAGGATGCAATATCCGAAACCGAAAATAAAATTTCAGCTTCGGATGCTGAAATGATTGAACATGCCACAAATTATGTCAAGCTGGCGGAAATCGAGAAAGAAAAACAGGAATTGGAAGCGAAGCTTGCGGAGCTGTACAGTGAGTGGGAGAACACCTCGATTGAGTACGAGGAATTTTTAAAAACATCGGAATAA
- a CDS encoding LD-carboxypeptidase gives MSIIKPKMLKPGNTIGVIAPASPRAQDITEKYCKMLSSCGYNVLLGESSLASNGYLAGSDKVRANDLMNMFENPEVNAVFCLRGGYGCTRILEMIDFEIIKNNPKIFLGFSDITALHNSINRFCKLVTFHGPSVTNCQWGSYDFRFRECIRVLSGGNSYLKWKHEYNYKPVRGIICGGNLTLVESLIGTAYEVDVSDKILLLEDVGEKNYSIDRRLNHLKMAGYFDKCRAVIFGQFTEGDDHIQDGNISVGQIIEDIVVPCGKPIMTGAMFGHIINNPTIPMGIAGYIKNHVLYTSSAVNAD, from the coding sequence ATGAGCATTATCAAGCCGAAAATGTTGAAACCAGGAAACACAATAGGAGTGATTGCCCCGGCAAGTCCCAGAGCGCAGGATATAACAGAAAAATACTGCAAAATGCTATCTTCCTGCGGTTACAACGTACTTCTGGGAGAAAGCTCTTTAGCCAGCAACGGGTACCTTGCAGGAAGTGACAAGGTGCGTGCCAACGACCTGATGAATATGTTTGAAAATCCCGAAGTGAACGCGGTATTTTGTTTGAGAGGCGGTTATGGATGTACGAGAATACTGGAAATGATTGATTTTGAAATAATAAAAAACAATCCGAAAATTTTTTTGGGATTCAGCGATATTACAGCTTTGCATAATTCAATAAACCGTTTTTGCAAGCTTGTGACATTTCACGGGCCATCGGTTACAAACTGCCAATGGGGCAGCTATGATTTCAGATTCAGAGAATGCATACGTGTTCTGAGCGGCGGAAATTCTTATTTAAAGTGGAAACATGAATACAATTACAAGCCGGTGCGTGGAATCATATGCGGAGGCAATCTCACTCTTGTCGAGTCCCTGATCGGAACTGCGTACGAAGTTGATGTATCAGATAAAATTCTGCTTCTTGAGGATGTAGGTGAAAAAAACTACTCCATTGACCGTCGGCTGAACCACCTGAAAATGGCCGGTTATTTTGACAAATGTCGTGCTGTTATCTTCGGACAATTCACTGAAGGGGACGACCATATTCAAGACGGAAATATATCTGTCGGTCAGATTATCGAAGATATTGTAGTGCCATGCGGTAAGCCGATTATGACGGGTGCCATGTTCGGGCATATAATAAACAATCCCACAATTCCAATGGGAATTGCGGGATATATAAAAAACCATGTTTTATATACATCGTCTGCAGTAAATGCAGATTGA